A genomic window from Silene latifolia isolate original U9 population chromosome Y, ASM4854445v1, whole genome shotgun sequence includes:
- the LOC141632526 gene encoding uncharacterized protein LOC141632526 has protein sequence MRASVLQEVEEWIGSCNFPFLMVGDFNQVEYRCDKLSLSQRPIGGVDEFCLWKIRNELLDIPFKGPCFTWCNNRKGEKRVYERIDKAFGSKDWFTIFPHTGIKHYPIQISDHAPIEIDLNLVAMSGNRPYKIDAWVLDHEDCMEKIRVDWKRSNRGLPAYQVTRKLSRIRTSVKRWTLDKRAEWRMKWDEFDQRLEHGMTLATTGNGDEEYIRVNEEVTEFAKATAAFWRQRAKIKWMVDGDTCTKFFFNWVKGRAGRNHIHGIKDLDGVWHYE, from the coding sequence ATGCGTGCTTCCGTGCTTCAAGAGGTGGAGGAATGGATTGGTTCGTGTAATTTTCCATTTCTTATGGTGGGGGATTTTAATCAAGTTGAATATCGATGTGATAAATTAAGTTTGAGTCAAAGGCCTATCGGGGGAGTGGATGAGTTTTGCTTATGGAAAATTCGCAATGAACTTTTGGACATACCTTTTAAGGGACCATGTTTTACGTGGTGTAATAATCGTAAGGGGGAGAAGCGGGTTTATGAACGAATTGATAAAGCCTTTGGATCGAAGGATTGGTTTACGATCTTCCCACATACTGGAATCAAACACTACCCTATCCAAATTTCGGACCACGCGCctattgaaattgatttgaatCTGGTAGCCATGTCTGGAAATCGACCGTACAAGATTGATGCGTGGGTTCTAGACCATGAAGACTGTATGGAAAAAATCCGAGTTGACTGGAAAAGAAGTAACAGGGGTTTGCCGGCGTATCAAGTAACTAGGAAACTATCAAGAATCCGGACGAGTGTTAAGCGTTGGACGCTTGATAAACGCGCCGAATGGAGAATGAAATGGGATGAGTTTGATCAAAGATTGGAACATGGCATGACTTTGGCTACCACGGGGAATGGAGATGAGGAATACATAAGAGTAAATGAGGAAGTGACGGAATTTGCAAAAGCGACGGCGGCTTTTTGGAGACAACGAGCAAAGATAAAATGGATGGTTGATGGAGATACTTGCACGAAATTCTTCTTCAATTGGGTAAAGGGCCGGGCGGGAAGAAACCATATACATGGGATTAAAGATTTGGATGGAGTTTGGCACTATGAATAG